One genomic segment of Gorilla gorilla gorilla isolate KB3781 chromosome 23, NHGRI_mGorGor1-v2.1_pri, whole genome shotgun sequence includes these proteins:
- the SF3A1 gene encoding splicing factor 3A subunit 1, which produces MPAGPVQAVPPPPPVPTEPKQPTEEEASSKEDSAPSKPVVGIIYPPPEVRNIVDKTASFVARNGPEFEARIRQNEINNPKFNFLNPNDPYHAYYRHKVSEFKEGKAQEPSAAIPKVMQQQQQTTQQQLPQKVQAQVIQETIVPKEPPPEFEFIADPPSISAFDLDVVKLTAQFVARNGRQFLTQLMQKEQRNYQFDFLRPQHSLFNYFTKLVEQYTKILIPPKGLFSKLKKEAENPREVLDQVCYRVEWAKFQERERKKEEEEKEKERVAYAQIDWHDFVVVETVDFQPNEQGNFPPPTTPEELGARILIQERYEKFGESEEVEMEVESDEEDDKQEKAEEPPSQLDQDTQVQDMDEGSDDEEEGQKVPPPPETPMPPPLPPTPDQVIVRKDYDPKASKPLPPAPAPDEYLVSPITGEKIPASKMQEHMRIGLLDPRWLEQRDRSIREKQSDDEVYAPGLDIESSLKQLAERRTDIFGVEETAIGKKIGEEEIQKPEEKVTWDGHSGSMARTQQAAQANITLQEQIEAIHKAKGLVPEDDTKEKIGPSKPNEIPQQPPPPSSATNIPSSAPPITSVPRPPTMPPPVRTTVVSAVPVMPRPPMASVVRLPPGSVIAPMPPIIHAPRINVVPMPPSAPPIMAPRPPPMIVPTAFVPAPPVAPVPAPAPMPPVHPPPPMEDEPTSKKLKTEDSLMPEEEFLRRNKGPVSIKVQVPNMQDKTEWKLNGQVLVFTLPLTDQVSVIKVKIHEATGMPAGKQKLQYEGIFIKDSNSLAYYNMANGAVIHLALKERGGRKK; this is translated from the exons AAACGGGCCTGAATTTGAAGCTAGGATCCGACAGAACGAGATCAACAACCCCAAGTTCAACTTTCTGAACCCCAATGACCCTTACCATGCCTACTACCGCCACAAGGTCAGCGAGTTCAAGGAAGGGAAGGCTCAGGAGCCGTCCGCCGCCATCCCCAAGGtcatgcagcagcagcagcagaccaCCCAGCAGCAGCTGCCCCAGAAG GTCCAAGCCCAAGTAATCCAAGAGACCATCGTGCCCAAAGAGCCTCCTCCTGAGTTTGAGTTCATTGCTGATCCTCCCTCTATCTCAGCCTTCGACTTGGATGTGGTGAAGCTGACGGCTCAGTTTGTGGCCAGGAATGGGCGCCAGTTTCTGACCCAGCTGATGCAGAAAGAGCAGCGCAACTACCAGTTTGACTTTCTCCGCCCACAGCACAGCCTCTTCAACTACTTCACGAAGCTAGTGGAACAGTACACCAAG ATCTTGATTCCACCCAAAGGTTTATTTTCAAAGCTCAAGAAAGAGGCTGAAAACCCCCGAGAAGTTTTGGATCAG GTGTGTTACCGAGTGGAATGGGCCAAATTCCAGGAAcgtgagaggaagaaggaagaagaggagaaggagaaggagcgGGTGGCCTATGCTCAGATCGACTGGCATGATTTTGTGGTGGTGGAAACAGTGGACTTCCAACCCAATGAGCAAG GGAacttccctccccccaccacgCCAGAGGAGCTGGGAGCCCGAATCCTCATTCAGGAGCGCTATGAAAAGTTTGGGGAGAGTGAGGAGGTTGAGATGGAGGTCGAGTCTGATGAGGAGGATGACAAACAGGAGAAGGCGGAGGAGCCTCCTTCCCAGCTGGACCAGGACACCCAAGTACAAGATATGGATGAG GGTTCAGATGATGAAGAAGAAGGGCAGAAAGTGCCTCCACCCCCAGAGACACCCATGCCTCCACCTCTGCCCCCAACTCCAGACCAAGTCATTGTCCGCAAGGATTATGATCCCAAAG CCTCCAAGCCCTTGCCTCCAGCCCCTGCTCCAGATGAGTATCTTGTGTCCCCCATTACTGGGGAGAAGATCCCCGCCAGCAAAATGCAGGAACACATGCGCATTGGACTTCTTGACCCTCGCTGGCTGGAGCAGCGGGATCGCTCCATCCGTGAGAAGCAGAGCGATGATGAGGTGTATGCACCAG GTCTGGATATTGAGAGCAGCTTGAAGCAGTTGGCTGAGCGGCGTACTGACATCTTCGGTGTAGAGGAAACAGCCATTGGTAAGAAGATCGGTGAGGAGGAGATCCAGAAGCCAGAGGAAAAG GTGACCTGGGATGGCCACTCAGGCAGCATGGCCCGGACCCAGCAGGCTGCCCAGGCCAACATCACCCTCCAGGAGCAGATTGAGGCCATTCACAAGGCCAAAGGCCTGGTGCCAGAGGATGACACTAAAGAGAAGATTGGCCCCAGCAAGCCCAATGAAATCCCTCAACAGCCACCGCCACCATCTTCAGCCACCAACATCCCCAGCTCGGCCCCACCCATCACTTCAGTGCCCCGACCACCCACG ATGCCACCTCCAGTTCGTACTACAGTTGTCTCCGCAGTACCCGTCATGCCCCGGCCCCCAATGGCATCTGTGGTCCGGCTGCCCCCAGGCTCAGTGATCGCCCCCATGCCGCCCATCATCCACGCGCCCAGAATCAACGTGGTGCCCATGCCTCCCTCGGCCCCTCCTATCATGGCCCCCCGCCCACCCCCCATGATTGTGCCAACAG CCTTTGTGCCTGCTCCACCTGTGGCACCTGTCCCAGCTCCAGCTCCAATGCCCCCTGTTCATCCCCCACCTCCCATGGAAGATGAGCCCACCTCCAAAAAACTGAAGACAGAGGACAGCCTCATGCCAGAGGAGGAGTTCCTGCGCAGAAACAAG GGTCCAGTGTCCATCAAAGTCCAGGTGCCCAACATGCAGGATAAGACGGAATGGAAACTGAATGGGCAGGTGCTGGTCTTCACCCTCCCACTCACGGACCAG GTCTCTGTCATTAAGGTGAAGATTCATGAAGCCACAGGCATGCCTGCAGGGAAACAGAAGCTACAGTATGAG GGTATCTTCATCAAAGATTCCAACTCACTGGCTTACTACAACATGGCCAATGGCGCAGTCATCCACCTGGCCCTCAAGGAGAGAGGCGGGAGGAAGAAGTAG